In Calothrix sp. PCC 7507, one DNA window encodes the following:
- the nadA gene encoding quinolinate synthase NadA, whose translation MFKTALAQRNEAHPGVLPVDLFAAIESLKKELNAVILAHYYQEPDIQDIADFIGDSLQLAKAAAKTNADVIVFAGVHFMAETAKILNPDKLVLLPDLNAGCSLADSCPAEAFAAFKAAHPNHLVVSYINCSADIKAMSDIICTSSNAVKIVQQIPPDQPIIFAPDRNLGRYVMEQTGRNLVLWDGSCVVHETFSEKKIVQLKITHPQAEAIAHPECETSVLRHASYIGSTAALLKYCQNSPTQEFIVATEAGIIHQMQKLAPHKRFIPAPPQNNCACNECPFMRLNTLEKLYWAMKNRTPEITMSEDIRIAALRPMERMLEMSV comes from the coding sequence GTGTTTAAGACTGCACTTGCTCAACGCAACGAAGCCCATCCGGGTGTTCTACCAGTAGATTTATTTGCTGCCATTGAGAGTCTCAAAAAAGAACTCAATGCGGTTATTTTAGCCCATTACTATCAAGAGCCGGATATTCAGGATATCGCTGACTTTATTGGCGATTCATTGCAACTGGCAAAAGCCGCCGCCAAGACGAATGCAGATGTGATTGTCTTTGCTGGTGTCCACTTTATGGCAGAGACAGCCAAAATCCTCAATCCGGATAAATTGGTACTGTTACCAGATTTGAATGCTGGTTGTTCTTTAGCAGACAGTTGTCCAGCAGAGGCGTTTGCAGCTTTTAAAGCCGCACATCCCAATCATCTGGTGGTTTCTTACATCAACTGCTCTGCTGATATTAAAGCGATGAGCGATATTATCTGCACTAGTTCCAATGCTGTGAAAATTGTGCAGCAAATCCCCCCAGACCAGCCGATTATTTTTGCTCCAGACCGGAATTTGGGACGGTATGTCATGGAACAGACAGGGCGAAATTTAGTTCTGTGGGATGGTAGCTGTGTTGTCCATGAAACCTTTTCGGAAAAGAAAATAGTACAGTTAAAAATTACACATCCCCAAGCAGAGGCGATCGCTCACCCAGAATGCGAAACTAGTGTATTGCGCCATGCCAGCTACATAGGCTCTACAGCCGCTTTACTCAAATATTGTCAAAATAGCCCCACACAAGAATTTATCGTGGCTACAGAGGCTGGGATCATTCACCAAATGCAAAAACTCGCTCCTCACAAGCGCTTTATTCCTGCTCCACCACAAAATAACTGTGCTTGCAATGAATGTCCTTTTATGAGGTTAAATACCTTAGAAAAACTCTACTGGGCAATGAAAAACCGCACTCCGGAAATCACTATGTCTGAAGATATTCGGATTGCAGCACTGCGTCCAATGGAAAGGATGTTAGAAATGAGTGTCTAG
- a CDS encoding TIGR04168 family protein: MTSEKTQSKNLKIAVVGDIHDQWEAEDGIALKHLGVDLVLFVGDFGNESVEVVRAIAALDIPKAAVMGNHDAWYSATEWGRKKCPYDRSKEDWVQEQLDLLGSSQVGYSKLDFPEWQLTVVGGRPFTWGGPEWKFAEISRERYGVTSLEESSDRIVAAVKSAAYETIIFLGHNGPSGLGDRPEDPCGKDWHPIGGDFGDPDFGAAISQALTAGKTIPLVTFGHMHHTLRHTKKVLRTPVFRSPEGTIYLNAARVPRIVEDNGEKLRNFSIVNLEAGVVSQVSLVCVGNDFQVASEEIFYKRSASVVQSA; the protein is encoded by the coding sequence ATGACCAGTGAGAAAACTCAATCAAAAAACCTGAAAATAGCTGTAGTTGGGGATATTCACGACCAATGGGAAGCAGAAGATGGCATTGCACTCAAGCATCTAGGTGTTGACTTAGTACTGTTTGTGGGGGATTTTGGCAATGAGTCGGTGGAAGTGGTGAGAGCGATCGCTGCCCTCGACATCCCCAAAGCAGCCGTGATGGGCAACCACGATGCCTGGTATTCCGCCACCGAATGGGGACGCAAAAAGTGTCCCTACGACCGCTCCAAGGAAGATTGGGTGCAGGAACAGCTCGATTTATTGGGTTCGTCCCAGGTTGGCTACAGCAAGCTGGATTTTCCAGAGTGGCAATTAACTGTAGTGGGGGGTCGTCCGTTTACTTGGGGTGGGCCTGAGTGGAAATTCGCCGAAATCAGTCGCGAACGGTATGGTGTGACGAGTTTGGAAGAATCGAGCGATCGCATTGTCGCTGCAGTTAAAAGCGCCGCCTATGAGACAATTATCTTTCTTGGTCACAACGGACCGAGTGGATTAGGCGATCGTCCAGAAGACCCCTGTGGTAAAGATTGGCATCCCATCGGCGGTGATTTTGGCGATCCTGATTTTGGCGCGGCGATTTCCCAAGCTTTAACTGCGGGTAAAACCATTCCCCTAGTGACATTTGGTCATATGCACCACACTCTGCGACACACCAAGAAAGTGCTGCGAACGCCAGTGTTTAGAAGTCCAGAGGGGACAATTTACTTAAACGCGGCGAGAGTGCCCCGAATTGTGGAAGATAACGGCGAAAAGCTGCGGAATTTCTCCATTGTCAACTTAGAGGCGGGTGTAGTGTCCCAAGTCTCCCTGGTTTGTGTGGGTAATGATTTCCAGGTCGCGTCAGAGGAAATTTTCTACAAGCGATCGGCCTCAGTAGTGCAATCTGCGTAA
- a CDS encoding carbohydrate porin has protein sequence MFSRLLLAGFLAIMIWLGLLSNSASSQQVESRINNLEADLNRFESRLSRIEAQLNQGRPSPSPGNGAAPSLSPRRNLSQQERERMFDRLATLVIELKQQVNKLEERVSKIDSR, from the coding sequence ATGTTTAGCAGATTATTGTTAGCTGGGTTTTTAGCAATCATGATTTGGCTAGGATTATTGTCGAATTCTGCTTCATCACAGCAAGTAGAATCTCGCATTAACAACTTGGAAGCTGATTTGAATCGTTTCGAGTCGCGACTCAGCCGAATAGAAGCACAACTCAATCAAGGCCGTCCGTCTCCATCTCCAGGGAATGGAGCAGCACCATCGCTTAGTCCTAGACGGAATTTATCACAGCAAGAGCGCGAGCGTATGTTTGATAGACTGGCGACTTTGGTAATTGAATTGAAGCAGCAAGTTAATAAATTAGAGGAACGAGTCTCCAAAATAGATTCACGTTAA
- a CDS encoding amino acid permease, with translation MTPRQTVLQSNEEPVTRLFSHLEFDGKQLSHQPGSVLGSIALVAGTTIGAGILALPAVTVSSGVVPSTVLMIGAWVYALVAGLLIAEATVNTMRLIGRANVNILAMVENSLGCFGARIAGGAYLFLQYSLLIAYIAKGGEILGSAIAKVLGVQNVLPGWVGAATFTLLFGGIMYLGRKRFIEKLNSAFVAIVMVSFLGLLLVAAGQVKSTQFLLQNWSTLGSAISVIFVALFYHNVVPVVVNQLEGDRLKIRQSLVIGSVIPLIMFLAWNAVILGSTSPEMIQKTLNGQAIFDPLQILSAGGAGEWLALLVSVFSEFAIVTSFIGLMYGLLDFFQEISLLTQSKSSRRLPLYSIILLPSMSFGALNPSIFFTALDYAGTFSVSILGGIIPALMTWKQREQQQLSNGINQPFVPGGKLTLIMMIGVALTTIVKEILSRCGL, from the coding sequence ATGACTCCTAGACAGACTGTTCTGCAATCAAATGAAGAACCAGTCACTCGATTATTTTCTCACCTTGAATTTGATGGCAAGCAACTAAGTCATCAACCAGGTAGTGTTTTAGGGAGCATTGCACTTGTTGCTGGTACGACAATTGGTGCTGGTATTTTAGCGTTACCTGCGGTTACTGTCTCATCTGGTGTTGTACCGTCTACAGTTTTGATGATTGGTGCTTGGGTTTATGCTTTAGTCGCAGGTTTGTTGATTGCAGAAGCAACTGTGAACACCATGCGTCTGATTGGGCGTGCCAATGTCAATATATTGGCAATGGTTGAGAACAGCTTGGGGTGTTTTGGTGCGAGAATCGCTGGTGGTGCTTATTTGTTTTTGCAATACTCCCTGCTGATAGCATACATCGCTAAAGGTGGAGAGATTTTAGGATCAGCGATCGCTAAAGTATTGGGTGTACAGAATGTTTTACCAGGGTGGGTGGGAGCAGCAACTTTCACGCTCTTATTTGGTGGCATCATGTATCTTGGGCGCAAAAGGTTTATAGAGAAACTCAACAGCGCTTTTGTCGCCATTGTGATGGTGTCATTTTTGGGATTGTTATTAGTAGCAGCAGGACAAGTTAAGAGTACACAGTTTCTACTGCAAAATTGGAGTACTCTGGGCAGTGCTATCTCAGTGATATTTGTGGCGCTGTTTTATCATAATGTTGTACCTGTGGTTGTGAATCAACTAGAAGGCGATCGCCTAAAAATTCGTCAATCTCTGGTGATCGGTTCCGTAATTCCCTTAATCATGTTTCTGGCGTGGAATGCGGTGATATTGGGTAGCACCAGTCCTGAGATGATCCAGAAAACCCTCAATGGTCAAGCTATTTTTGACCCCCTACAAATTCTCAGTGCAGGTGGTGCGGGTGAATGGCTAGCATTACTAGTATCTGTGTTTTCAGAGTTTGCGATCGTCACTTCATTCATTGGACTGATGTACGGGTTGTTGGATTTCTTCCAAGAGATTTCCCTACTAACACAGAGTAAATCTTCTCGCCGTCTGCCACTTTATTCAATAATTCTTTTACCCTCTATGAGTTTTGGCGCACTCAATCCCAGTATTTTTTTTACTGCGCTAGATTATGCTGGAACTTTTAGTGTTTCTATTTTAGGAGGAATCATCCCCGCGTTGATGACTTGGAAACAACGGGAACAGCAGCAATTATCAAATGGCATTAATCAACCGTTTGTTCCTGGTGGTAAGCTCACATTAATTATGATGATTGGAGTTGCTTTAACCACGATAGTAAAAGAAATTCTATCCAGGTGTGGACTCTAA